One Gossypium raimondii isolate GPD5lz chromosome 3, ASM2569854v1, whole genome shotgun sequence genomic window carries:
- the LOC105794392 gene encoding plant UBX domain-containing protein 2, with amino-acid sequence MSEMKDKLKGFMKKVNTQFSSSSSSSGKFKGQGRVLGSSSSSGPVNPILTRPSPIPNPAPSSSSSNSKPVLPSKPPVSDQNKPSSNSNPEPNHKTGSGFDPYDSFITSSKVSKNGFTLNVFECPICGASYRSEEEVSIHVETCVNNTNSLDRKGTDDESGSNETALEESRGEVEVRVSSFLSGKPAEGSIEVVLKLLRNIVKEPGNDKFRKLRMSNPKIREAIGEVAGGVELLEFVGFELEEEGGEMWAVMDVPKEEQISVISKAIMLLEPGNMEKFKKSENISPTASPEKEETVESKKIDRKIRVFFSVPESVAAKIELPDSFYNLSSEELKREAEMRKKKIADSQLLIPKSYKEKQAKAARRKYRRTIIRIQFPDGVVLQGEFAPWEPTSALYEFVSSALKEPCLEFELLDPVIVKLRVIPSFPAAGEKGRTLEEEDLVPSALIRFKPVETDSVVFTGLSNELLEISEPLVN; translated from the exons ATGAGTGAGATGAAAGATAAATTGAAGGGCTTCATGAAGAAAGTCAACACCCagttctcttcttcttcttcttcttctggtAAATTCAAGGGCCAAGGTCGAGTCTTGggttcctcttcttcttctggACCTGTTAACCCAATCCTTACTCGTCCCTCTCCTATTCCCAACCCTGCCCCTTCTTCCTCCTCATCCAATTCTAAGCCCGTTTTGCCTTCTAAACCACCGGTTTCTGATCAAAACAAGCCCAGTTCCAACTCTAATCCTGAACCAAATCACAAAACGGGAAGTGGGTTTGATCCCTACGACTCATTCATCACTTCTAGCAAGGTATCCAAAAATGGTTTCACTTTAAATGTATTCGAGTGTCCGATTTGTGGCGCTTCTTATAGGTCTGAGGAGGAGGTGTCTATACATGTTGAAACTTGTGTCAACAATACCAATTCATTGGATAGAAAAGGAACGGATGATGAATCAGGATCCAATGAGACTGCTTTGGAAGAGTCAAGAGGTGAAGTAGAGGTTCGTGTTAGTTCATTCCTTTCAGGGAAACCAGCAGAAGGCTCGATTGAGGTAGTTCTCAAGTTGTTGAGGAATATAGTTAAGGAACCTGGGAATGACAAGTTTAGGAAGCTTCGAATGAGTAATCCGAAGATAAGGGAGGCAATTGGTGAGGTAGCAGGAGGGGTTGAGCTGTTGGAATTTGTTGGATTTGAATTGGAGGAGGAAGGAGGGGAAATGTGGGCAGTCATGGATGTTCCTAAAGAGGAGCAGATTAGTGTGATCAGTAAGGCAATAATGTTGTTGGAACCAGGAAACATGGAAAAATTTAAGAAGAGTGAAAATATTTCCCCTACAGCTTCACCTGAGAAAGAGGAAACTGTTGAGTCAAAGAAGATAGACAGAAAG ATCCGGGTGTTCTTCTCTGTACCTGAGAGTGTAGCAGCAAAAATTGAGCTACCGGATTCTTTCTATAACCTATCAAGTGAAGAGTTGAAGAGAGAAGCGGagatgagaaagaaaaagattgcaGACTCCCAGCTTTTAATCCCCAAGTCTTACAAGGAAAAGCAAGCAAAAGCAGCCAGGAGAAAGTATAGAAGAACAATTATTCGCATCCAGTTTCCTGATGGAGTGGTGCTTCAAGGTGAATTCGCTCCTTGGGAACCAACTAGTGCTCTCTACGAG TTTGTGAGTTCAGCACTGAAAGAACCGTGCTTGGAGTTCGAGCTGTTAGATCCGGTAATTGTTAAACTACGAGTGATCCCATCATTTCCTGCAGCAGGGGAGAAAGGCAGGACGCTGGAGGAAGAAGATTTGGTTCCCTCAGCACTTATTAGGTTCAAGCCTGTTGAAACTGATTCTGTCGTCTTCACTGGCCTTTCTAATGAACTCCTGGAAATCAGTGAGCCCCTTGTAAATTGA